From the Candidatus Amarolinea dominans genome, one window contains:
- a CDS encoding SURF1 family protein, with amino-acid sequence MMRRVVSRRWLPLTILVAAAVIGLGSLGVWQVRRLNERRALNTDIQARLAAPAIELTGAVADPAALNYRHVRVQGAFDPGPEIVLRNQARQDEPGVHLLTPLRLAGSDQAVLIDRGWIPYDAPRSQYPAPGEAVIIEGIARATQARQGWLSPLDPALTAELTRVESWYRVDIARIQEQTPYPLLPIFVQQTQGFAGGVLPAADVEIDLSDGPHLSYAIQWFAFATTLLIGYGFLIQHQSADA; translated from the coding sequence ATGATGCGGCGCGTCGTCAGCCGGCGCTGGCTGCCGCTAACGATCCTGGTCGCAGCTGCCGTCATCGGCCTGGGCAGCCTGGGTGTGTGGCAGGTGCGGCGCCTCAACGAGCGGCGGGCGCTCAACACCGACATCCAGGCGCGCCTGGCCGCGCCGGCCATCGAGTTGACAGGCGCGGTGGCGGATCCGGCGGCGCTCAACTATCGGCATGTGCGGGTGCAAGGCGCCTTCGACCCCGGTCCGGAGATCGTCCTGCGCAATCAAGCCCGGCAAGATGAGCCTGGTGTCCACCTGCTGACGCCGTTGCGTCTGGCCGGCAGCGACCAGGCCGTCTTGATTGATCGCGGCTGGATCCCCTACGATGCGCCTCGCAGTCAATACCCGGCCCCGGGCGAGGCCGTCATCATCGAAGGCATTGCACGCGCGACCCAGGCGCGGCAGGGCTGGTTGTCCCCGCTCGACCCGGCCCTGACGGCCGAGCTGACCCGTGTGGAAAGCTGGTATCGGGTAGACATTGCGCGCATCCAGGAACAGACGCCCTATCCGTTGCTGCCTATTTTTGTGCAGCAGACCCAGGGCTTTGCCGGCGGCGTGCTACCGGCCGCTGATGTGGAGATTGATCTGAGTGACGGGCCGCATCTCAGCTACGCCATTCAGTGGTTTGCCTTCGCCACAACCCTGCTGATTGGCTATGGATTCCTGATCCAGCACCAATCAGCGGACGCCTGA
- the hutI gene encoding imidazolonepropionase produces the protein MHVSRIIYHARQLLTVAAPPGGGPRRGVQMADSGLIEDGALAIKGEVIVAVGTSAQIMAAYTADDMLDASDCIVLPGFVDPHTHVVWAGDRAAEFDLRIAGASYMQIMQAGGGIVSTVKATRAASIEELVAQTARRLDRMLAHGTTTAEAKTGYGLNLDDEIKMLDAIRILDEDHAIDLVPTFLGAHAVPPEFSGRTDAYVDFLVAEVIPVVADLQYQVVLNAADGGPGYTTYVPAARFCDVFCEHGVFDLAQSERILTAAAEGGMALKLHVDEFAPLGGTPLAVRLGATSVDHLVSTPPDHLALLAQSNTIGVALPGTPFGLGHHEFTPARRLLDLGGALALATDLNPGTCWCESMQFIIALACRFLRLTPAEAICAATLNAAHAIGLGAVVGSLEVGKQADILLLDAPDFRHLGYRFGTNLVQQVIKKGQVVWREE, from the coding sequence ATGCATGTCTCGCGTATCATCTATCACGCCCGCCAACTGCTGACCGTGGCGGCGCCGCCGGGCGGTGGGCCGCGACGCGGCGTCCAGATGGCCGACAGTGGCCTGATCGAGGATGGCGCGCTCGCCATCAAGGGCGAGGTCATTGTTGCGGTGGGCACGTCCGCGCAGATCATGGCCGCCTACACCGCGGATGACATGCTGGATGCCAGCGATTGCATCGTGCTGCCGGGCTTTGTAGACCCGCACACGCATGTGGTGTGGGCCGGCGACCGCGCAGCGGAGTTCGATCTGCGCATTGCCGGCGCCAGTTACATGCAGATCATGCAAGCCGGCGGCGGCATTGTCAGCACGGTCAAGGCCACGCGCGCCGCCTCCATCGAAGAACTGGTGGCACAGACCGCACGCCGCCTGGACCGCATGTTGGCGCATGGCACCACCACGGCCGAGGCCAAGACCGGCTATGGCCTCAACCTGGACGATGAAATCAAGATGCTGGACGCCATTCGCATCCTGGATGAGGATCACGCCATTGACCTGGTGCCCACGTTCCTGGGCGCGCACGCGGTGCCGCCGGAGTTCAGCGGCCGCACCGACGCCTATGTGGATTTCCTGGTTGCCGAGGTGATCCCGGTCGTGGCCGATTTGCAGTACCAGGTGGTGCTGAACGCAGCCGACGGCGGGCCTGGCTACACCACCTATGTGCCTGCGGCGCGCTTTTGTGATGTCTTCTGCGAGCACGGCGTCTTCGACCTGGCGCAGAGTGAGCGCATCCTGACCGCCGCGGCTGAGGGGGGCATGGCGCTCAAGCTGCACGTGGATGAGTTCGCGCCCCTGGGCGGCACCCCGTTGGCCGTGCGTCTGGGCGCCACCTCGGTGGATCACCTGGTCAGCACTCCGCCCGATCACCTGGCCCTGCTTGCCCAGTCCAACACCATCGGCGTGGCGCTGCCTGGCACGCCATTCGGCCTGGGGCATCATGAATTTACGCCGGCGCGGCGCCTGCTCGACCTGGGCGGCGCGCTGGCCCTGGCGACCGATCTGAACCCCGGCACCTGCTGGTGCGAGTCCATGCAGTTCATCATTGCCCTGGCCTGCCGCTTTCTGCGCCTGACGCCCGCGGAGGCCATCTGCGCGGCCACCCTCAACGCCGCGCACGCCATCGGCCTGGGCGCGGTGGTGGGCAGCCTGGAGGTGGGCAAGCAGGCCGATATCCTGCTGCTCGACGCGCCCGACTTCCGCCATCTTGGCTATCGCTTCGGCACCAACCTGGTGCAGCAGGTCATCAAGAAGGGGCAAGTGGTGTGGAGGGAGGAGTGA
- a CDS encoding ABC transporter ATP-binding protein: MAPVIEVSQVNKVFGEQVALRDVSLRVEPGEIFGLLGPSGSGKTTLIRLLNGVYFPTQGRVTVFGKEPARFSRQDREQIGYMPQMFVLYPNLSVAENLNFIASIYGLSWRDRRQRLSRLLELVNLTEHQRSLAGNISGGMKRRLELACALLHEPALVYMDEPTAGIDPILRASLWKEFRSLRDEERIGPQGELLGRRTLFVTTQYVNEADSCDKVAIVAKGELVALGTPQELRAQALGGEAIEITADRMTRQHMTILQDIPGVKGIERLKFDQLRIAVDDAQTRLPLIVQTLYEQGLDLDSVDIVELKFDEVFVRLIEQHEKEKQG; the protein is encoded by the coding sequence ATGGCGCCAGTGATCGAGGTCAGCCAGGTGAACAAGGTTTTCGGAGAGCAGGTTGCGCTCCGGGATGTGAGTCTGCGGGTGGAACCCGGAGAAATTTTCGGCCTGCTCGGCCCCAGCGGCAGCGGCAAGACGACCCTCATCCGCCTGCTCAACGGCGTCTATTTTCCCACACAGGGCCGGGTAACGGTCTTTGGCAAAGAACCGGCCCGTTTTTCACGCCAGGATCGTGAACAGATCGGCTATATGCCGCAGATGTTTGTGCTCTACCCCAACCTGAGCGTGGCTGAAAACCTCAACTTCATCGCGTCGATCTATGGCCTGAGCTGGCGTGATCGGCGTCAGCGTCTGTCGCGCCTGCTGGAATTGGTCAACCTGACCGAGCATCAGCGCAGCCTGGCCGGCAACATCTCTGGCGGCATGAAACGGCGCCTGGAACTGGCCTGCGCGCTGCTGCATGAGCCGGCGCTCGTCTACATGGACGAACCAACGGCCGGTATTGACCCCATTCTGCGCGCGTCGTTGTGGAAGGAATTCCGCAGCCTGCGCGACGAGGAACGCATTGGCCCGCAGGGCGAATTATTGGGCAGGCGCACGCTTTTCGTCACCACCCAATATGTCAACGAGGCCGATAGTTGCGACAAGGTCGCGATTGTGGCCAAAGGCGAACTGGTGGCCCTGGGCACGCCGCAAGAACTGCGCGCCCAAGCCCTGGGCGGCGAAGCCATTGAAATCACAGCCGACCGGATGACCCGCCAGCACATGACCATCCTGCAGGATATACCCGGGGTGAAGGGAATCGAGCGCCTCAAATTCGATCAATTGCGCATTGCGGTGGATGACGCCCAGACACGCCTACCCCTGATCGTGCAGACGTTGTACGAGCAGGGACTCGACCTCGATAGTGTGGACATCGTAGAACTCAAATTCGATGAGGTTTTCGTCCGCTTGATCGAGCAGCACGAAAAAGAAAAGCAGGGGTAG
- a CDS encoding ABC transporter permease, translating into MPKFLLRLISFPSKEIWEVLRQPRLVLSLILGPFLILLLFGVGYTGARPQVRVLLVVPEGAAIRDQIQPIAGQYGGPIKVVEITSDAAAGQEKLINKEVDVLAQFPDDAYAKFRSGHPITLTVLVNEIDPVGADYAAYLVNALVTRINQDLVVQGLARARTLSAGLDEFSQDTLVRLDELDQALGNGDTATALQRLDELEAQVDAASVGLDTALGLSGGIYAAVGSAVGGSDEEVQKLQASREALTDMKATIREVRGQIVQADGGDVAKSRAQLQETRGLLDQLQEVGTLLRDIPPEVLVNPFTLDIHNINSDRLQGRPPGYIDFYAPAVLALLVQHLAVTFGALSLVREKLLGADEIFRVAPIAPVEILAGKYLSYIILGLVLGGILTALILVLGVPFFGSVWAFLLTLLLVTVASLGWGFFISIISQSESQAVQLSMISLLAAVFFSGFFLPISGLRLPVQYLAYALPVYYGREAFQRLFLVGAWPNPQHLLALLGLAVFFFALNSVLFARDYRKQ; encoded by the coding sequence ATGCCGAAGTTTTTATTGCGTCTGATCTCGTTCCCAAGCAAAGAAATCTGGGAGGTGTTGCGCCAGCCGCGGCTGGTGCTGTCCCTCATCCTCGGCCCGTTCCTGATCCTGCTGCTCTTCGGTGTGGGCTATACCGGCGCCCGGCCCCAGGTCAGGGTGCTGTTGGTGGTGCCTGAAGGAGCCGCCATCCGTGACCAAATCCAGCCCATCGCCGGTCAGTATGGCGGGCCGATCAAGGTGGTGGAGATCACCAGCGACGCCGCCGCGGGGCAGGAAAAGCTGATCAACAAGGAAGTGGATGTGCTGGCGCAGTTCCCGGACGATGCCTATGCCAAGTTTCGCAGCGGCCATCCGATCACGCTGACGGTGCTTGTCAACGAAATTGACCCCGTGGGCGCGGACTATGCCGCCTACCTGGTGAATGCACTGGTCACACGTATCAATCAGGACCTGGTGGTCCAAGGGCTGGCCCGGGCGCGCACGCTGTCCGCGGGGCTGGATGAGTTCTCACAGGACACCCTGGTTCGCCTGGATGAATTGGACCAGGCGCTGGGCAACGGTGATACGGCCACCGCGCTGCAACGCCTGGATGAACTGGAAGCGCAGGTGGATGCCGCGTCCGTGGGTTTGGACACGGCCTTGGGTCTGAGCGGCGGCATCTACGCGGCCGTTGGCAGCGCGGTGGGCGGATCCGACGAGGAGGTGCAGAAGTTGCAGGCGTCGCGCGAAGCGCTGACCGACATGAAAGCCACGATCCGCGAAGTACGCGGCCAGATCGTACAGGCGGATGGCGGTGACGTGGCAAAATCACGCGCCCAACTGCAAGAGACACGCGGGCTGCTGGATCAACTGCAAGAGGTGGGCACGCTGCTGCGTGACATCCCGCCGGAGGTGCTGGTCAATCCCTTCACGCTCGACATTCACAACATTAACAGCGACCGCCTGCAGGGCCGGCCGCCTGGCTACATTGATTTCTATGCGCCGGCGGTGTTGGCGCTACTCGTGCAGCACCTGGCCGTGACCTTTGGCGCGCTCTCGCTGGTGCGCGAAAAGCTCCTGGGCGCCGACGAGATTTTCCGCGTGGCGCCCATTGCGCCGGTCGAAATTCTCGCGGGCAAGTATCTCAGCTATATCATTCTGGGGTTGGTGCTCGGCGGTATCTTGACCGCACTCATCCTCGTACTCGGCGTGCCATTCTTCGGCAGTGTGTGGGCTTTTCTGCTGACCCTGCTGCTGGTGACGGTGGCCTCGCTGGGTTGGGGCTTCTTCATCTCGATCATCTCCCAATCCGAAAGCCAGGCAGTGCAACTTTCGATGATTTCACTGCTGGCCGCCGTTTTCTTCAGTGGCTTCTTCCTGCCCATCAGCGGCCTGCGCCTGCCTGTCCAATACCTGGCCTACGCCCTGCCGGTCTACTACGGCCGCGAGGCGTTCCAGCGTCTTTTCCTGGTCGGCGCCTGGCCCAATCCGCAGCACCTGCTGGCTTTGCTGGGCCTGGCAGTCTTCTTTTTCGCCCTCAACAGCGTCCTGTTCGCGCGCGACTACCGCAAGCAGTAG
- a CDS encoding mechanosensitive ion channel family protein produces MATATLLIALYFLLALLIAALSQQLARVVAWVTYLAPRHRRPSHERRETLQGLLASGIKFAAFMAAIVATLALFIRSDTLIWMIGLFSAAFGLGARAFVNDLLAGGSFIFRNTFAIGEKVEMVAGMDRIQGVIERVNVLDTLVRAPTGELFTVPNGEVRVIRNFSRASFSTVKLAFMVAHSDLARALALVEALGVEAVTLLPDLIEPWQVIAGGEMLGNKTQLTVIAKATFAHAASLKLQIATLLQGRVQGAGIELTD; encoded by the coding sequence ATGGCCACAGCAACCCTGCTGATTGCCCTCTATTTCTTGCTCGCTCTGCTAATCGCGGCGCTGTCACAGCAGCTCGCACGGGTGGTGGCCTGGGTCACCTACCTGGCGCCGCGGCACAGACGGCCCTCGCACGAGCGGCGGGAAACGCTGCAAGGTCTGCTTGCCAGCGGCATCAAATTCGCCGCATTTATGGCCGCCATCGTGGCGACACTGGCCCTCTTCATCCGGTCCGACACGCTGATCTGGATGATCGGCCTTTTCAGCGCCGCGTTTGGTCTGGGTGCGCGCGCATTCGTCAACGATCTGCTGGCCGGCGGCAGCTTTATCTTCCGCAACACCTTTGCTATTGGCGAAAAAGTCGAGATGGTCGCGGGCATGGATCGCATTCAAGGGGTGATCGAACGCGTCAACGTGCTGGACACGTTGGTGCGCGCGCCGACCGGAGAGCTGTTCACGGTGCCCAACGGCGAGGTTCGGGTCATTCGCAATTTCAGCCGGGCCAGCTTTTCCACCGTCAAACTGGCCTTCATGGTCGCACACAGCGACCTGGCCCGCGCCCTGGCCCTGGTAGAGGCGCTGGGCGTGGAGGCGGTTACGCTGCTGCCCGACCTGATCGAACCCTGGCAGGTGATTGCCGGCGGTGAAATGCTGGGCAACAAGACCCAGCTCACCGTCATTGCCAAAGCGACCTTCGCGCACGCGGCCTCGCTCAAACTGCAAATCGCCACGCTCTTACAGGGCCGCGTGCAAGGGGCCGGCATCGAGTTGACCGACTAA
- a CDS encoding ABC transporter ATP-binding protein has protein sequence MTIALETRAVTKTYQGGSGTINAVDAVSLTVSEGEFVALVGPSGSGKTTMLAMLAALLKPTTGALLIGGQDLSTMGEAQRTAFRREKIGFTFQANNLVPYLTALENTELMLRLNGQRDRASQARARDLLARLGLGDRLHSLPRQLSGGQQQRVAIARALIHNPQVVLADEPTASLDTERAFQAVETFAALIHEQRRAGIMVTHDLRMVPFADRVIQMLDGKLARIITDRAEITALAGTGRGERPPLRDITTEPRPVKPTRTPELTAALNTL, from the coding sequence ATGACGATTGCACTGGAAACACGCGCGGTCACGAAAACCTACCAGGGCGGCAGCGGCACGATCAATGCGGTAGACGCTGTTTCGCTCACGGTGAGCGAGGGCGAATTCGTCGCCCTGGTCGGCCCCAGCGGTTCGGGCAAAACGACGATGCTGGCGATGCTGGCAGCCCTGCTCAAGCCGACGACCGGCGCGCTCTTGATCGGCGGACAGGACTTGAGCACCATGGGCGAAGCGCAGCGTACCGCGTTTCGTCGTGAAAAGATCGGCTTCACCTTTCAGGCGAACAACCTGGTGCCCTATCTGACCGCGTTGGAGAACACGGAACTGATGCTGCGTCTGAATGGCCAGCGGGACAGGGCAAGCCAGGCGCGGGCACGTGACCTGCTGGCACGCTTGGGCCTGGGGGATCGCCTGCACAGCCTGCCGCGCCAGCTTTCGGGCGGTCAACAGCAGCGGGTGGCTATCGCCCGCGCCCTGATTCACAACCCGCAGGTGGTGCTGGCCGATGAGCCAACCGCCTCGCTCGACACGGAGCGCGCCTTTCAGGCGGTCGAGACCTTCGCCGCGCTGATTCACGAGCAGCGCCGCGCCGGCATCATGGTGACGCATGACCTGCGCATGGTGCCCTTCGCCGACCGCGTCATTCAGATGCTCGATGGCAAACTGGCGCGCATCATCACCGACCGCGCCGAAATCACCGCCCTGGCTGGCACGGGTCGTGGGGAACGACCGCCGCTGCGCGACATCACCACCGAGCCGCGTCCCGTCAAACCGACCAGGACGCCGGAGCTGACGGCTGCCCTCAACACCCTCTGA
- a CDS encoding ABC transporter permease, translating to MGAYLAYKEMLRNRGRFLLFSMVIALITLLVLFIAGLGEGLGSGNKQYIEKLDADLLVFKAKVDYSIGTSKIERSKLNAIRRVEGVAEVGPISFSAASLVFDDNRKPLNVSLIGVEPGLPGEIPALQGQQLSGRRASEAVIDRNTAVRAKVGVGDTIRVKTIQAAKEEYYDLLVVGVSDARQYSLQPSVVVPMLTFEKIKPQAAAGPADAELISNVVAVRLLDPAAGAAMKLRLESEVSDIQAADLVTAYESTPGYSAQQGTLNTQRGFVLLIGVLVIGGFFQIQTLQKVAQIGMLKAIGTPNRTIAAASIIQIILVTAIGVAIGSAVTIGLSLVFPPTVPIAFTGPNVIVGIVSLLVIGPVGGLLSIRQALKVEPLMALGLAS from the coding sequence ATGGGCGCCTATCTGGCCTACAAAGAAATGCTGCGCAATCGGGGACGCTTCTTGCTCTTCAGCATGGTCATTGCGCTGATTACGCTGTTGGTGCTTTTCATTGCCGGCCTGGGCGAAGGCCTGGGTTCGGGCAACAAACAGTATATCGAAAAGCTCGATGCCGATTTACTCGTCTTCAAAGCCAAAGTGGACTATTCGATCGGCACGAGCAAGATCGAGCGCTCCAAACTCAACGCCATCCGTCGGGTTGAAGGTGTGGCCGAGGTGGGGCCGATTAGCTTCTCCGCGGCTTCGCTCGTCTTCGACGATAATCGTAAGCCGCTCAATGTCTCGTTGATCGGGGTGGAGCCGGGGCTGCCTGGCGAGATTCCGGCTCTGCAGGGGCAGCAACTGAGCGGCCGCCGCGCCAGCGAGGCGGTGATTGACCGCAACACGGCCGTGCGCGCCAAAGTGGGCGTCGGCGATACGATCCGGGTCAAGACGATTCAGGCCGCGAAGGAAGAATACTACGATCTGCTCGTGGTGGGCGTCAGCGATGCGCGCCAATACTCCTTGCAGCCTTCGGTCGTGGTGCCGATGCTGACTTTCGAGAAGATCAAGCCGCAGGCCGCGGCCGGCCCAGCCGACGCCGAGCTGATCTCCAACGTGGTGGCCGTGCGCCTGCTCGATCCTGCCGCCGGCGCGGCCATGAAATTGCGCCTGGAGTCTGAAGTCAGCGACATTCAGGCGGCTGACCTGGTGACGGCTTACGAGAGTACGCCCGGTTACTCTGCGCAGCAGGGCACCTTGAACACGCAGCGCGGCTTCGTGCTGTTGATCGGTGTGCTCGTCATCGGCGGCTTCTTCCAGATTCAGACCTTGCAGAAGGTCGCGCAGATCGGCATGTTGAAAGCGATTGGCACGCCCAACCGCACCATCGCGGCAGCTTCCATCATTCAAATCATCCTGGTGACTGCGATCGGTGTCGCCATTGGCAGCGCGGTGACGATTGGCCTCTCATTGGTCTTCCCACCCACCGTCCCCATTGCTTTCACCGGGCCTAATGTCATCGTGGGCATCGTTTCACTACTGGTGATCGGCCCGGTTGGCGGCCTGCTTTCCATCCGCCAGGCGCTCAAGGTGGAGCCGTTGATGGCGCTGGGGCTGGCTTCCTGA
- a CDS encoding HAMP domain-containing protein: protein MNRLWVRLSLMIGGVLFLVFFMQFLAITFDRDAQNGPGSGAAPTLQTPGAPGADGEPDQAEIARRLLNFMALSLVVGLMAGVVIGRVVSAPMTDLARAAQHIGAGNLDTRVKARGSREMLQLADTFNKMAADLQHAETLRNNLMADVSHELRTPLTVLEGNLRAALDHVYALDEAEIANLYGQTRHLMRLVNDLRDLSLAETHQLPLEKQPTDLNALVTETLQALEPLAVEKGVQLADQTDKLPQLTVDPIRMRQVLFNLLFNALRHTPADGQVFISAGLREGEAWLAVQDSGEGLEAGHLAAVFDRFYRADRSRSRETGGTGLGLAIVKAIVEAHGGRIEAHSEGKGRGCRFVITLPGR from the coding sequence ATGAACCGGTTATGGGTTCGGCTCAGCCTGATGATCGGCGGCGTGTTGTTTCTCGTCTTCTTCATGCAGTTCCTCGCCATCACGTTCGACAGGGATGCGCAGAATGGGCCGGGAAGCGGCGCTGCGCCCACGCTGCAAACGCCGGGCGCGCCGGGTGCGGATGGCGAGCCGGATCAGGCTGAGATTGCACGGCGCTTGCTCAACTTCATGGCGCTCTCCCTGGTGGTGGGACTGATGGCCGGCGTGGTGATCGGCCGCGTCGTCAGCGCGCCGATGACAGACCTGGCGCGGGCCGCGCAGCACATCGGCGCGGGCAATCTGGACACACGCGTCAAGGCCCGCGGCAGCCGCGAGATGTTGCAGCTTGCCGACACCTTCAACAAGATGGCGGCCGACCTGCAGCACGCCGAAACGCTGCGCAACAACCTGATGGCGGACGTTTCGCATGAACTGCGCACGCCCCTGACCGTGCTGGAGGGAAACCTGCGCGCCGCGCTGGATCATGTCTATGCCCTGGACGAAGCCGAGATCGCCAATCTCTACGGGCAGACGCGCCACCTCATGCGCCTGGTCAACGATCTGCGCGACCTGTCACTGGCCGAAACCCATCAGCTTCCCCTGGAAAAACAACCGACCGATCTCAACGCGCTGGTGACCGAGACCTTGCAGGCCCTGGAGCCGCTCGCCGTCGAAAAAGGCGTGCAGTTGGCGGATCAAACAGACAAGCTGCCGCAACTCACGGTGGATCCCATCCGCATGCGGCAGGTGCTCTTCAATCTGCTCTTCAACGCGCTGCGGCACACACCCGCAGACGGCCAGGTGTTCATCAGCGCCGGCCTGCGTGAGGGGGAAGCCTGGCTGGCGGTGCAGGACAGCGGCGAAGGGCTGGAGGCGGGGCATCTGGCCGCCGTCTTCGATCGGTTCTACCGCGCGGATCGCTCGCGCAGCCGTGAAACCGGCGGCACCGGGCTGGGGCTGGCGATTGTCAAAGCGATCGTCGAAGCTCACGGCGGCCGCATCGAAGCGCACAGCGAGGGCAAGGGCCGCGGCTGCCGGTTTGTCATCACGCTGCCGGGCCGCTAA
- a CDS encoding response regulator transcription factor, translated as MPQRILVVDDDRSILKVLRAYLEQAGYLVLLAGDGEAALHTLRHERPDLVILDLMMPHRDGWEVTRIVRADRILAATPIIMLTARVEDTDKIVGLELGADDYITKPFNAREVVARVNALLRRTRLDQRPGAVGQVLVTGNLRLDLNQHTLTIEGRPVELTRTEFNLLTLFMQNPGYTLTRDDLLDKALGYASEGMGRALDTHMRNLRRKIEHDPDNPTIIQTVYGVGYRLTGGAP; from the coding sequence ATGCCACAACGAATCCTGGTGGTTGACGACGACCGATCTATTCTGAAAGTGCTGCGCGCCTACCTGGAGCAGGCGGGCTACCTGGTGCTGCTGGCGGGCGACGGCGAAGCCGCGCTGCACACGCTGCGCCACGAACGCCCAGACCTGGTCATCCTTGACCTGATGATGCCCCACCGCGATGGCTGGGAGGTGACGCGCATCGTGCGCGCCGATCGCATCCTGGCCGCAACACCGATCATCATGCTGACCGCGCGCGTCGAAGACACCGACAAGATCGTGGGGTTGGAGCTGGGCGCGGACGATTACATCACCAAGCCGTTCAATGCGCGCGAGGTGGTGGCGCGGGTCAACGCGCTCCTGCGCCGCACCCGGCTCGATCAACGGCCGGGCGCGGTCGGCCAGGTCCTGGTGACAGGCAACCTGCGGCTCGATCTCAACCAGCACACGCTGACGATCGAAGGCCGGCCGGTGGAGCTGACGCGCACGGAGTTCAATCTGCTCACCCTGTTCATGCAGAATCCGGGCTACACCCTGACCCGCGATGATCTGCTGGATAAGGCCCTCGGTTACGCCAGCGAAGGCATGGGGCGGGCGCTCGATACCCATATGCGCAATTTGCGCCGCAAGATCGAGCACGACCCGGACAATCCGACGATCATTCAGACCGTCTACGGCGTCGGCTATCGCTTGACCGGCGGTGCGCCATGA
- a CDS encoding alpha/beta hydrolase: MGGGVTAIKATPAFKDVAYASASATQKLDIYLPEGDGPFPVVINVHGGAFKMGDKSNPASADDFLAAGYAVVSVDYRLSGEALAPAQIQDVKAAVRFLRANAAAYKLAPQRFAAFGQSAGGSLVALLGASCGAAALEGAELGNAEQSSCVQAVIDWFGPTDFLQMDQQFAGTSCPATHDAADSPESLVVGAAIQTVPDKVKLVNPITYVTADAPAFLIQHGTADCNVPPQQGQLLYDALQAAGSDKATLTFLEGAGHGGSQFSDAANMKVVLDFLAANLK, from the coding sequence ATGGGCGGCGGCGTGACGGCGATCAAGGCCACGCCTGCGTTCAAGGATGTGGCTTACGCCAGTGCTTCGGCCACGCAGAAACTCGACATCTACCTGCCCGAGGGCGATGGCCCGTTCCCGGTCGTCATCAACGTGCATGGCGGCGCGTTCAAGATGGGCGATAAGAGCAATCCGGCCAGCGCGGACGATTTCCTGGCCGCCGGTTACGCCGTGGTCAGCGTGGACTACCGCCTGAGCGGCGAAGCCCTGGCGCCCGCACAGATTCAGGATGTCAAGGCGGCCGTGCGCTTTCTGCGCGCCAACGCCGCCGCCTACAAGCTGGCCCCGCAGCGCTTTGCCGCCTTCGGCCAGTCGGCCGGCGGCAGCCTGGTGGCGCTGCTGGGCGCCTCGTGCGGCGCGGCGGCGCTGGAAGGGGCTGAATTGGGCAACGCCGAGCAGTCGAGCTGCGTGCAGGCCGTGATTGACTGGTTCGGCCCCACCGATTTCCTGCAGATGGACCAGCAGTTTGCCGGCACCTCCTGCCCCGCGACCCACGACGCCGCAGACTCGCCTGAATCGCTGGTCGTCGGTGCGGCGATCCAGACCGTGCCCGATAAGGTCAAGCTGGTCAATCCGATCACCTACGTCACCGCAGACGCGCCGGCCTTCCTGATCCAGCATGGCACCGCGGACTGCAACGTGCCGCCGCAGCAGGGCCAACTGCTGTACGATGCCCTGCAGGCCGCCGGTTCAGACAAAGCCACGCTCACCTTCCTCGAAGGCGCAGGCCACGGCGGTTCACAGTTCAGCGACGCCGCCAACATGAAGGTCGTGCTCGATTTCCTGGCCGCCAACCTAAAGTAG